The Coriobacteriia bacterium region CCGCCGAAGCGCCGATGAGAACGAGTGCGTGTCTTCGCCGATCTCGCGCTGATTCACGTACGCCTGCTTGTTGCGATGCATGAACTCGATAGGGTCCTCAAGGGTGATGATGTGTACCGGGCGCGTCGCGTTGATGTGGTCCACCATGGCTGCCAGAGTCGTCGACTTGCCGGAGCCCGTCGGGCCGGTGACCAGCACCAACCCGCGCGGCCGGTCTGCAAGGAACCTGCATACAGGCGGCAGGCCAAGCTCCTCGAGTGTCGGAATCTTGATCGGGATGACTCGGAAGACCGCGCCCATGGAGTTTCGCTGCTGGAAGATGTTCGCCCTGAATCGCGACACGCCGGGAATCGAGTATGCGAAGTCGAGTTCCAGTTCGGTCTCAAAACGCCGACGCTGCTCCTCGGAAAGGAGGCTGAGCAGCATATCCATGGTGTCCCGAGGCGACAACGGCTTCATGTTCTCAACCGGGATGATTTCGCCGCGCTGCCGAATGCCCGGAGGGCTGCCGACCGTCAGATGAAGGTCGGAACCACCCCTGTCCAGCATGAGCCTGAGCAGATCGTCGATGTGCGGCGTGCCGGACCCCGGCGCAGCGCCCTCGCCCGTGATGACGCCGGCTGACGGACGAGCGGGAGCGGGACCTGCGGGCACCGGACCGGTCTGGGATGCGTCGACGGGCATAACCGGCATGGGCGCACCGTAGTTCTCGGCGACGCCTACGGGCTCGGAAACCTGCTGCGCAGGTGTTGACGAGACGCCAGGAACCCGCAGCCCGGCAGCAGCAACCTCGGCGGGGACCTCCATGACCTGAGGCGCGGCCGCGGGCTGGCCCGCAGGCGCTGGCGCAGCTCCACCACGCGCGAGCGACACCACCTTGCGCGCCAGCTGGTCGTCGGCTCCTGCCGACGGCAAGAGAGCGGCCGCCCCACTCGCACGGGCTTTCAGCGCCGTGGCCTCGTCGACCGCAGCGCACACGAGCACGATCGGGACGTCCTTTGTCGCGGCGACGCCCTTGATGCCACGAGTCAGCTCGAAGCCGTCCCTATCGGCGAGGCCCGCGTCGATGATGATCACGTCCGGTAGCTCCTGCGCCAGCATTCCCTCGGCACGAATGGCCGAAAGCGCATTGGCGAGCTGCACCTCGCTTGAGACAAGAGCGAGCGCGCCCTTCAGGCGTGTCACGAACTCAGCGTCCTCGTGGACGACCAGCACCTTCTCCGCCACTGCGGAATCCCTCCTCGTTGGCACGAGCACCCGGAACCATCCGACAGCGCCACCGTCGAAACGGCGCCCCTCTGTGCAGTATCGGCTTGACGGGCCACGGACTCAACCGCTCTGTGCCACGCTCGGTTACCATGACCACCTGACTGAACGAGCAAGGAGCACGTGTGAACTCACTCACCATCGAGAGCCTGGCGTACGGCGGCGACGGCGTCGCCCACCTCGAGGACGGCCGTACGGCCTTCGTCGCGGGCACCGTACCCGGCGACGTCGTTGACTTCGAACTCCTCGAGGACCATCCGAGGTTCGTGAAAGGACGGGCCGCCGAGGTACTCACGGCCTCGCCCGATCGAATCACAGCACCATGCCCCTACTTCGGTGTGTGCGGGGGCTGTACGTGGCAGCACGTGTCGTATGCTGCACAGCTCACAGCCAAACGCCGGGCTGTGCTCGACGCGCTCACGCGAATCGGGCACATCGAAGGTGCCGAGGCGCTCGTCGCACAAACCGTCCCTTCAGCTGCGGAGTACGGCTACCGCAACAAGGTCGAACTCGTGGTCGACACGACGAGCGGCCGGCCCCGGCTGGGCTTCCACCGGGCCGCCTCGGATGAAGTCGTCCCTGTCGACGAGTGCTTGCTTCTACCCAAGGCGCTGCGGAAGGCGCCCAAAGCGCTCGGTGGCGCCCTGCGGTACGTCTCCGGCGAGCAAGACTTCGGTCTGACCCGAGTCGCAGTGCGAGTGGCGACTCACACCCGCGATGTCGAGGTTGCGCTATGGGGCGCACCCGGGCCGTTCCCCCGAAAAGCTGTTGCGACCACACTCGGGTCGGCGCTGAACACGACAAGTCTCGTCAGGGTGATGACCAAGGGGCCGGCCAAGGAACGACGCATCGCAGGCGTTGAGGTCCTATCCGGCAAAGGTATGTGGCGGGAACGCCTCGGCGGAGCGACGATGAGCATCTCGGCCCCGTCGTTCTTTCAGGTCAACACCAAGGGCGCGGAGACCTTGGTCTCACTCGTCGCTGCGGGACTTGAAGTGGATGGCTCGGACCGCGTACTCGACCTTTACGCCGGTGCGGGCACATTCACGCTGCCGCTAGCAGAGCTCGCCGGTGAAGTCGTCGCGGTAGAGGCGGCCGGAAGTGCAGTGCGCGACCTGCGCCGCAACCTCGAGAATGCCGAGGTGTGGGCTGATGTGATCGGCGGCGACGCCGCTCGGGAGCTGCCGTCGATCGGACACATCGACGCGGCGGTCGTGGACCCGCCTCGGTCGGGTCTTCATCCGTCCGCCGCCGCCGCGCTGGCGGCCACAGGCGCCCGTACGATCGCGTACGTCTCGTGCGACCCGTCGACTCTCGCGAGAGATGCAGTCGCCCTCATCGAGCGCGGCTACGCGCTTACGCTGGCAACACCGGTCGACCTGTTCCCGCAG contains the following coding sequences:
- a CDS encoding PilT/PilU family type 4a pilus ATPase; this encodes MAEKVLVVHEDAEFVTRLKGALALVSSEVQLANALSAIRAEGMLAQELPDVIIIDAGLADRDGFELTRGIKGVAATKDVPIVLVCAAVDEATALKARASGAAALLPSAGADDQLARKVVSLARGGAAPAPAGQPAAAPQVMEVPAEVAAAGLRVPGVSSTPAQQVSEPVGVAENYGAPMPVMPVDASQTGPVPAGPAPARPSAGVITGEGAAPGSGTPHIDDLLRLMLDRGGSDLHLTVGSPPGIRQRGEIIPVENMKPLSPRDTMDMLLSLLSEEQRRRFETELELDFAYSIPGVSRFRANIFQQRNSMGAVFRVIPIKIPTLEELGLPPVCRFLADRPRGLVLVTGPTGSGKSTTLAAMVDHINATRPVHIITLEDPIEFMHRNKQAYVNQREIGEDTHSFSSALRRVLRQDPDVILVGEMRDLETISAAITAAETGHLVLATLHTTGGPETIDRIIDVFPPHQQQQVRMQLSTTLEGVLSQVLLRSTDGRSRIMAMEIMLGVPAISNLIREGKTHQMETIIQGSAALGMQTLDQALKNLMNGGKVAFDEAIGKSKNPRELAAMVGRTL
- the rlmD gene encoding 23S rRNA (uracil(1939)-C(5))-methyltransferase RlmD yields the protein MNEQGARVNSLTIESLAYGGDGVAHLEDGRTAFVAGTVPGDVVDFELLEDHPRFVKGRAAEVLTASPDRITAPCPYFGVCGGCTWQHVSYAAQLTAKRRAVLDALTRIGHIEGAEALVAQTVPSAAEYGYRNKVELVVDTTSGRPRLGFHRAASDEVVPVDECLLLPKALRKAPKALGGALRYVSGEQDFGLTRVAVRVATHTRDVEVALWGAPGPFPRKAVATTLGSALNTTSLVRVMTKGPAKERRIAGVEVLSGKGMWRERLGGATMSISAPSFFQVNTKGAETLVSLVAAGLEVDGSDRVLDLYAGAGTFTLPLAELAGEVVAVEAAGSAVRDLRRNLENAEVWADVIGGDAARELPSIGHIDAAVVDPPRSGLHPSAAAALAATGARTIAYVSCDPSTLARDAVALIERGYALTLATPVDLFPQ